TAAACTTCGGTCCGCTCTTTTGGCCCGCCTAATCTATCACTAAAAACTCAAACGCAATGCGCCGCTGCTCTGCGGGGTAAACGATAGCAGCCGCGCGATAGCCAGGGCGGCGTTGCTCATCATTATGCTGACTGAAATAAATCTTTAGCTCGCCCGGGATTCGCAAGTGAATAATGCGACCAATCCGCCCCCGGTGACCGTATTTTAATGCGGTTCATTGGCAGAATTATTTCCGCAGCGCTTTTAAATTAATCGCATTTTCCCGATTATCTGGGAAAGCGGGCTATTGCTCGCCGCTGCCTTCTTGCCCAAAAAAGAGCCTGCGCCGATGCCACATAGGGCGCAGACACTCTATTGTCGTACAAGAGGAAATTTCGCGATCTGAACCCGGACGGCCCGGCGCCAACAGCATGCTGAGGCGATCGTCGCACGCAGGTTGTTTGACAACATTGTGATGCCGATGCTACCGTGAAATTCCCGCCTTGCCCGTTTCCGCGTCAATCATCATGAATGAATCTCCGCTCAGCGTCGGCGAGTTCGCCGCGTCGGTTATGGCCGTGCCGCCGCTCGCGCGCCGCGCCGACTACACGCTCGACCCGGCGCAGAATCTCGCGCTGATCCGCCATATCGAAGCGGGTGGCGTGCGCACGCTACTGTATGGCGGCAACGCTAACCTCTATCACGTCGCGGTCAGCGAATACCGCGAGCTGCTGGACCTGCTCGCCGACGCCACGAGCCCCGGGACGCGCGTGATTCCGGCGCTCGGTCCCGACTACGGCAAAATGCTCGATCAGGCGCGCATCCTCGCGCAGACGCGTTACCGTACCGCGATGGTGCTGCCGCTCAGCGGCTTTACGACGTCCGATGGCGTCGAGGCGGGCATCACGCGGATCGCCGACACGGCCGGCATGCCGCTCACGCTGTACATCAAGAGCGAAAACTACGTCGATGTCGACACGCTCGCGCGGCTCGTCGAGCGTGGTACGTTGAGCGCGGTCAAATATGCGATCCCGCGCGACAATCCCGCCGACGATCCCTATCTGCGCAGGCTGCTGCAAATCGTGCCGGCCGCGAAGATCGTGTCGGGCATGGGAGAACGTCCGGCGCTCGTGCATCTGCGCGAGTTTGGACTCGCCGCCTGGACGACCGGTAGCGGCTGCATCGCGCCGCGCATGGTGATGGCGCTGCTGCGCGCGGTGCAGAGCGGCCGCAGCGCCGCTAGCCCCGATTGCGCCGATCACACCATCGCCGAACGTCTGTACGATGCGTTCATGCCGCTCGAAACGCTGCGCAACGACATCTCGCTCATCCGCGTGCTGCACGACGCAATCACATTCACGGGCCTCGCCGACATGGGGCCGCTGCTACCGCTGCTCAGTTCGACGCCGCGCGAGCATCATGCGAAGATCACGCAGACCGCGCGCACGCTGCTCGCCCTCGAGCGCGAGTTCGTGTCAACCCACCCGATCCGCTCCGACACGCAGGCAACCCTATGACCGACAACAGCCGACGCTATCCCGATCCCTCCATCCGCGTGTTCGACCCGCGTTTCAGGTCGCTGATTCTCGCGTCGGCGTCGGTCGAATGTTTGTATCAGGGCACGCGCTGGTCCGAGGGGCCGGTGTGGTTCGGCGACGGCCGTTATCTGCTGTGGAGCGACATTCCGAACGACCGCATCCTGCGCTGGGACGAAACGACGGGCGCGGTCAGCACGTTCCGTCAATCGTCGAACAACGCGAATGGCCATACGCGTGATCGCGATGGGCGTCTCGTCAGTTGCGAACACTTGACACGGCGTGTGACGCGCACCGAATACGACGGCTCGATCACCGTGCTCGCCGATCGCTATCAGGGCAAGCGCTTCAATTCGCCGAACGACGTGGTCGTCAAGTCGGATGGCTCGATCTGGTTCACCGACCCGACCTTCGGCATCGACGGTTTCTACGAGGGCGAGCACCAGCAGTCCGAACTGAAGGCGTGCGTATATCGGATCGACGGCCAATCGGGCGACGTGTCGATGGTCGTCGATGATGTGCTCGGTCCGAACGGTCTCGCGTTTTCACCGGACGAATCGCTGCTGTACGTCGTCGAATCGCGCGGCGAGCCGCGCAAGATCCGCGTGTTCGATGTCGACGCCAATGGCAAAGGCACGACGCTCTCGAACAATCGCGTGCTGATCGACGCAGGCCCGGGCACGCCCGACGGGTTTCGTGTCGACGTCCACGGCAACCTGTGGTGCGGCTGGGGCATGGGCACCGACGAGCTCGACGGCGTGCGCGTGTTCACCGCGCAAGGCGAGCCGCTCGGCCATATCGCGTTGCCGGAGCGTTGCGCGAACGTGTGTTTCGGCGGACGGCATCGAAACCGTCTGTTCATGGCAGCGAGCCACGGGTTGTACGCGCTGTTCGTGAATACGCAGGGTGTGCGCGGCGGTTGAGCAGTCGTCCGCTTACCAGACAACACGTAGCGCAACTGCATCGGCTGGTCGGGTTTGCCCTTAACGCGCGTCGCCAGGCGTTGAACGACAGGGATTCCACGTCAAAGTGGCCGTTTGCGCGCGGCTTGCGCCGTCATGACTATTTGCTTGACATCGGCTGTTGCGCTTCGCTATGTTCCATTGGTAGAAAGACAACGCCCGCAGCGCACCGATCGGCGGGCTTCCATACCAAGAAGCGAGGAGACGCAATGACTGTATCGCACAGGTTGTCGCTCAAGCTGGTATCCCTCTGTATCGCCACGGGCGCTGCCTTCACCCCTGCCGCGCATGCGGCCGACGCGGTCACGATCAATATCGTCGACGTGGCCGGCGATCTCCAACTCACACAGAAGGGCTTCGAGGCGTTCAAGGCGAAGTATCCGAATCTCGTCGCGAACATCACGTACACGAACGCGCCCGCGCCGCAATTGCCCGGCAAGATCAAGGCAATGCAGGCCGCGGGCCGCTCCGACATCGACCTCGTGCTGACCGGCACCGACGCGCTCGCGGCCGGCATCGAACAGAACCTGTGGATCAAGCTGCTGCCCGACAACGCGGCGCAGTTCCCCGGCGTACTCGACAAGTACGCACCGGGCCCGCGCAAGATGCAGGACCTCGCGCAAGGCTACGGCCTCGAGGTCGCGTATATGCCGGCCGGTCCGCTGCTCGAATACAACCCGGCCAAGGTCAGCGATCCGCCGAAGACGCCAGAGCAACTGCTGCAATGGTGCAAGGCCCATCCCGACAAGCTGATCTACGCACGGCCGGCGAATTCCGGACCTGGCCGCACGTTCCTGATGGGCTTGCCCTACGTGCTCGGCGACAAGGACCCGCAGGACCCGGTGCACGGCTGGGACAAGACGTGGGCGTTCCTCAAGCAGTTGAACGACTGCATTCCCTACTATCCCGGCGGCACCTCGGCGGTGATGAAGGAGCTGGGCGAAGGCACGCGCGACATGACCGTGACCGTGACCGGCTGGGACATCAATCCACGCGCGCTCGGCATCGTGCCGGCCGAATTCCGCGTGCAGCCGTTCGGCAACATGACATGGGTCAATGACGCGCACTTCATGGTGATTCCGAAGGGCGTGCCGAAGGAAAAGCTCGACGTGCTGTACAAGATGATGAACTTCATGCTCGAGCCCGCGCAGCAGGCGCTGACCTACGACGACGGCTATTTCTATCCGGGCCCGGCGATCAAGGGCGTCACCATCGAGCAGGCGCCCGCGCATAGCCAGGAGGTACTGCAAAAGTATGGCCGCCCCGAATACGCGAAGATGTTGACCGATCATCCGCATGCGTTGCCGCTGAATGCAGCGGCGATGGTCGCGGCCTTCAAGAAGTGGGATAGCGACGTCGGCGCGCAGAAGACCCGTTAGACCTTCGCCGATGCGACGGCAAACGGATCGAAACGCAGCGCGGTGGTACCTCACGCGGATCAGGAAACCGCTATGAAGCATCACTTTGAGCAGTTGCGGCTCGATTCGGTGAGCCGCAGTTTCACGAACGCGCAAGGCCATGCAATCGCCGCGCTGCAGGGGCTCGATCTGACGATCCGGCGCGGCGAGTTCATTGCGTTGCTGGGACCGTCGGGTTGTGGCAAATCGACGGCGCTGAACTGCATCGCCGGATTGCAGCCGCTCACCGGCGGCGGGATCTGGCTTGACGAGCGGCGCATCGACGTGCTGCCGCCGGAAAAGCGCGGCTTCGGCATGGTGTTCCAGAACTACGCGCTGTTCCCGCATATGAGCGTGCTCGACAACGTCGGCTTCGGGCTAAAGATGCGCGGCGTCGGCAGGAGCGAGATCGCGCGGCGCGCGCGCGAGGCGTTGCAACTCGTGCAACTGACGGGTCATGAGCAGAAATTGCCCGGTCAGCTGTCCGGTGGCCAGCAGCAGCGCGTCGCGATCGCGCGGGCGATCGTGATCGAGCCGCCGCTGATTCTGATGGACGAGCCGCTGTCTAATCTCGATACGAAGCTGCGCATCGAAATGCGCGCGGAGATTCGCCGCATCCATACGCAGCTCGAACGCGCGACGCTGTACGTGACGCACGATCAGGACGAAGCGCTGTCGATGGCCGATCGCATCGTCGTGATGAAGGAGGGCGTCGTGCAGCAGGTCGCAACGCCGAAGGAAGTCTATACGCGGCCGCGCAATCTGCATGTCGCGCGTTTCATGGGCTATCGCAATGTCGCCGAGTTCACGCTGGAGGGCATGCAGGGCGATGGTGTCGTGGTCAGTGTGAACGGCGTGCGGCTCGTCGGCACGCCGATGGCGGGCTTCGACGGCAAACGCGTGAGCGTCGCGCTGCGTCCCGAAGACATGGAACGCGCCGAGCCCGGCGCGGACAACGCGTTCGATGCGCTGATCGACGCGGTCGAATACGGCGGCCACGATTCGCTGCTGCGCGCGAAGACGGCGTTCGGCGACGTGTGGGCGCGCGTGACCGGCGAATGTGCCGAGGGCGAGCGCATCACGCTGCGCGTGCGGCCGTCTTGCGTGCTCGTCTATGACGCCGAGGCCGCATGAACACGCCGACGCTGTCGCCGCCATTGAGACAGCGCGACGCCAAGGCGTGGCTCGTCGCGCCCGCGCTGCTCTTCATCGTCGCGCTGTTCATCTATCCGTTCGCGTATGGTCTTGCGCTGTCGTTCCAGCCGATGAACGGCGGCGGCGTGTGGGCCAACTATCTGACGTTCTTCACCGACACGTCGATGTGGCCGACGATCCTCGTCACGCTGAAACTCGCGGTGCCGGCCACGCTCATCAACGTCGGCGTGTCGGTGCCGGTCGCGTTCGCGCTGCGCCGCTACTCGCGTTATCAGAAAATCGTCACGACGTTGCTGGTGATTCCGGTGACGCTCGGCACCGTGCTGATCGCCGACGGCATGCTCACCTACTTCGGTCCGCACGGCTGGCTGCCGCAGGCGTTGCAGGCGCTGCATCTGTACACGCAAGAAATGCGGCTCACGCATAACTTCACGGGCGTGCTGCTGTCGCTGATCGTGTCGGGTTTCCCGTTCGCGTTTCTGCTGACGCTGTCGTACGTGACCGGCATCGACCCGACGCTCGCGAGCGCGGCCGCGACGCTCGGCGCGAATCCGTGGCAGCAGTTTCGCCGCATCTATCTGCCGCTGCTCGTGCCGGGGCTGACGATGGCCGCATGTCTGTCGTTCGTGCAGGCGTTCTCGGTGTTTCCGTCGGCGGTGCTGCTCGGCGCGCCCGCGGGTCCGACGCGCGTGATGTCGATTGCCGCGGCCGAAGCCGCGTTCGAGAGCTACGACTATTCGCTCGCGTCGGCGATCGCGATGGTGATGGGCTTCGTGCAACTGCTGGTGGTTGCCGCGCTGCTCGGCGCACGTCGCTGGTTCTATCGTGGTCCCGCAACCGGAGGCAAAGGCTGATGACGACCGATCGTCGCGCGGCGCAGCCCGACTGGTCCGGGTCCACGTCCGCATCGCAAGAGCCGGGCGATGGTGCCCGTGAGCCCGCGCAACACGCGCGTCAGCGCGCGAACCTGCCGGGCCTCGTCTGGCAGGCGCTGGTGTGGGCCGTGATGGCGTTCTTCCTGATCAACGTCGTGCTGTTGATCGCGACCGTCGCGGTGAATTCGATCGCGACGCGCTGGTTCGGCACCGCGTTGCCGCAAGGCTTCACGCTGCACTGGTATGCGCAGGCATGGCGGGACTTCCAGCTCGCGAGCGTGCTGTGGGTGACGGTGCAGGTGGTCGGCGCGGTCGTGCTGCTGTCGGTGCTGCTCGGCGTGCCGGCCGCGTATGCGCTCGCGCGCGTGCAATTCCCCGGCAAGCGCCTTGCGATGCTGATCTTCCTGCTGCCGCTGATGGTGCCGCCCGTCACCTACGGTATTCCGATGGCGACCGCGATGTACAAGGTCGGACTCGCCGGCACGCTATGGGGCGTGATTCTTGCGAACCTCGTTCCGGCGCTGCCGTTCGTGATTCTCGTGATGACGCCGTTCATCGAGCAGATCGATCCGAATCTCGAAGCGGCCGCGCGTATTTTCGGCGCGAACACGTTCCGCTATTTCCGTTACGTGGTGCTGCCGCTGCTCGTGCCGGGTATGCTGGCGGCTGGGCTGCTCGTGCTGGTGCGCACGATCGGCATGTTCGAGCTGACGTTTTTTACGGCCGGTCCGGCGACGCAAACGCTGGTGGTCGCGTTGTACTACGCTGTGTTTTCGACCGGCGTGCGCGCGCCGCAATCGATCGATGCAATGGCCATGATCTATATGGCCATTACGCTGATCTGGGTGCTGATCGCTCTACAATTCGTGAGCCCAACGCAGATCGTTTCTCGCGTGAAGGAACAGAGGCGCTGACGCATGGTCGGCGACAATCGTGGAGTAGACGTTGACGAAGAGAAAGACCCCCGAGGAGTTGCGCAGTCATCGCTGGTACGGCGCGAACGATTTGCGTTCGTTCGGCCATCGCTCACGTACCGCGCAGATGGGCTACAACCGCGACGAATACGCGGGCAAGCCGGTCATCGCGATTCTGAACACGTGGAGCGAGATCAATCCGTGCCACACGCATTTCAGCCAGCGCGTCGAGGAAGTGAAACGCGGCATCTGGCAAGCCGGCGGCTTTCCGATCGAACTGCCGGTGCAGACGCTGGCCGAGCCGTTCCAGAAGCCCACCACGATGCTGTACCGCAATTTCCTCGCAATGGAAGCCGAGGAGATGCTGCGCTCGTATCCGGCCGACGGCGTCGTGTTGATGGGCGGTTGCGACAAGACCACGCCCGCGCTGCTGATGGGCGCGATCTCGATGGATCTGCCGGCAATCTTCCTGCCCGCTGGCCCGATGCTGCGCGGCAACTGGAACGGCGTGACGCTCGGCTCCGGTTCCGATTCATGGCGGTACTGGGCCGAACTGCGCGCGGGCACGCTGACGCCCGACGACTGGCAGGGCGTCGAGGGTGGCATTGCGCGTTCGCCCGGGCACTGCATGACGATGGGCACCGCGTCGACGATGACGAGCGCAGTCGAAGCGCTCGGCTTCACGTTGCCCGGCTTCGCGTCGATTCCCGCGCCCGATTCACGTCATGCGCAGATGGCCGCGAAAACCGGTATGCGTATCGTCGAGATGGTGTGGGAGGATCTGAAGCCGTCGGACCTGATTACGGCGGCATCGGTCGATAACGCGGTGACGACCTGCGTCGCGCTGTCCGGCTCGACCAATTCGGTCGTGCATATGATTGCGCTTGCGCGGCGCGCGGGCATCGAGTTGACGCTCGATCGCTTCGACGAAATCGCGCGCCGCACGCCGGTGCTCGCGAACATCCGGCCGACCGGCGCCTATCTGATGGAGGACTTTTTCTACGCGGGCGGTTTGCGCGCGTTGCTCGCGGAATTGGGCGAACTGATCGACGGCTCGCAGAAAACCGTGAACGGCCGCACGCTCGGCGAGAACCTCGCAGGCGCGCGCATCGTCAACGACGACGTGATCCGCCGCCGCGGCAATCCGCTACTGCGCGACAGCAGCCTCGCGGTGCTGCGCGGCAATCTCGCGCCCGGCGGCGCCGTGATCAAGCCCGGCGCGGCGGAGCCGCATCTGCTCGTGCACACGGGACGCGCGGTCGTGTTCAGCGACTATAACGACATGGCCGCGCACATCGATGACGACAGACTCGACATCGACGAAAGCTGCGTGCTCGTGCTGCAGAATGCGGGGCCGGTCGGCGCGGGCATGCCCGAGTGGGGCCAGCTGCCGATTCCGCGCAAGCTGCTGCAAAAAGGCGTGCGCGACATGGTGCGTATCTCCGATGCGCGGATGAGCGGCACGAGCTACGGCGCGTGCGTGCTGCACGTGGCGCCCGAGTCATTCGTCGGCGGGCCGCTGGCGTTGGTGCGAAGCGGCGATCTGATCGAACTCGACGTGCCGCGCCGCAGGTTGAATCTGCTGGTATCGGACGAAGAGCTCGCACGCCGCAAGGCCGCGTGGGTCAAACCGGCGGCGCGGTTCGAGCGCGGCTACGGCGCGCTGCATCAGGCCCACGTGGTGCAGGCGGATCAAGGCTGCGATTTCGACTTCCTGCAGCGCGGCGGCGCGAGTCCCGACAGTTCGGTCGAGCCGGAGATTCACTGAGGCTCAATACCCCACGCGATACACGCGTCCCGTCTGCGCACCTTCTACGCTGCGGAGATAAGCGAGCGCCGCGCGTTGCGCGCTGACCGGCTCGAAGCCGCGAAAGAACGGCGCGTAGGCTTCCATCGACTCGGTCAGTACGGTCGGACTCACGACGTTGATGCGCAGCCCGCGCGGCAGTTCGATCGCCGCGCCGCGCACGAAGCCTTCGAGCGCGAGATTGACGGTCGTCGCGCTCGCGCCCTGGAGGATCGGCTCGTCGCCGAGAATGCCGCTCGTCAGCGTCAACGAACCGCCGTCATTCACGTACGGCAGCGCCGCGAACACGACATTGATCTGACCCATCAGCTTGTCGCGTAGCCCGACCCAGAACTGCTCGACGCTCATCTGCGCCAGCGGTCCGAAATGCACCTTGCCGGTCGCGGTGACGACGCCGTCCACCTTGCCGATATCGCGAAACAGCCGCTCCACGCTCGCCGGGTCCGTGCTGTCGACGTGATATTGCCCGCGCGTCGCGCCCACCTCGATCACTTGGTGACGCGCCTTCAGCTCCGCGCTGATGGCCTGGCCCAGCGTGCCCGTGGCACCGATGACGACGATTCTTTTCATCCGCAGCCCCGCTAAACGAATCAACGTTAAACAAAGCAAAGCACGCACCAGAATTAAAAAAACGGCGCCTGCCACGTTTCTGCCTGATTAATAGGAATAAACGTGTTAATTCAAACGCGCGCGTATAAAGGGATGATACGCGGGCCCGCTTATTTCAGCCGATGCAATTCGATCACGCGCGCGGGCCGCAAATGATTGACCGCGTAATGAATGCGGCCGCGATCCTGTCGCTGTCCGACGGGACGCGGGTCGTCGTACTGAAGGTCGGCCGAGTAGACAGCAAGCGGCTCGGTCATGCCCTTGTCTATCACCGTGTAGCCCGGCTCGAGCGCAAGCAGCAGATGATTGCCGCCGACCCGGCTGTCGAAGCCGGCCATGCCGTCGAGCGACTCGGGCACGCTGTTCTCGAGCGTCGCATTGCTGGTGGTGATTTCGTCGGGAGAGATTGCGCCGTGGCCCGCGAGACGCGCCGCTTCGCGGTTCTTGCCGTCAGTGTCGACCGTGCTGTCGTGCGTGCGGTCGTTGTGCAAGTCCGTGGTTCGTGGGTCCTTCGGGTCCGGTTTCGTACCGGCATTTTCGGGTTTGCGGATCGCGCTGTTCATCGTGCATTCTCCTGAAGAGGACATGGTCGAAGAAGGGAGCAAAAGCCGTTCCGACTGAAACCGCGCTGCTATGCGCGGGACTTGCGATGCGTATGACGTCCGCGATTCTTTTCGATTTTTTTTAATGGACGCGCATTCTCTACAGAGTATGATCTTACTCCGGCGAGCGATGCGCGGTGAAATTGACGTCATGCTCCGGCTGTTCCATCATGGTCGTATATAACGAACAAACAAGTGGCCGCGCGACTGAATACATGTTACGGGGCTTCAGGGGCGGGTGACTCATGCACTTCGATGCTGCATTTACACATCGCGGCTATCTGTTGAATTGCGAACCGGCGCGCGCAGGCGACGGCTCCTGGCAACCGTATGTGGTGATCTCGCGCTCGAGCGACGGCGAACTGGTCGCTAACCGTTTCTTCCCCACCGAACTGCGCTTCTCCGACGAAGCCGCCGCGATCGCGCATGCGCGCGATTGGGCCGTGCGCTGGATCGACGCGAGCAGCCTGACTATCTGACGTCAGGAAACGATGTGCGCGCGTCGCTGCGTGCCAACGCAAGTCGACGCACTCAACCCGAGCCGACCTGCGCGGTGCCGCGCAGGCACCGTTAAAACGCGGTAATCTCTGCTGCATAACCACTTCGCGCCGTGCGCGCCGCCGTCCCTTATGCCCAACGCGCCTTCCCGTAACTGGGGCCTCGAACAGATCGTCGCCGACCTGCGCGCCTCGCGCGAACAACTGCATCGCACGCGCCATCCGCTCGGCATTCGCGAGTTGCCGTCGCGCGAAGCAGTGGTCAACATCGTGACTGGCCTGCGCGCCGCGATGTTTCCGACGCATTACGGCGCGCCGGATCTAACCGACGAGACTGTCGACTACTACGTCGGGCATACGCTCGAAAGCACGTTGCGGCTGCTGGCCGAACAGATTCGCCGCGCGCTGCGCTTCCTGCCCGAGTTCGGCGCGACGCCTGACTCGGAGTTGCAGGAGCGCGCGTTCGCGGTGGCGCGCGAGTTCGCGACGCAACTGGCGGGCATACGCGCGCTGCTGGTCAGCGACATCCAGGCTGCGTTCACCGGCGACCCCGCCGCGCAGCACATCACCGAGATCCTGCTGTGCTATCCGGGCGTCTGGGCGATGACGCATCACCGGATCGCGCATGCGCTGCATCGGCTCGGCGTGCCTCTGCTCGCGCGCTTCATCAACGAGATCGCGCACTCGGCGACGGGCATCGACATTCACCCGGGCGCGACGATCGGGCCGAGCTTCTTCATCGACCACGGCACCGGCGTGGTGATCGGCGAGACCGCGATCATCGGCGAGCGCGTGCGCCTGTACCAGGCAGTGACGCTCGGCGCGAAGAGCTTCGCGGCCGACGAGGACGGCACACTGATCAAGGGCAACGCGCGGCATCCGATCGTCGAGGACGACGTTGTCATCTACGCGGGCGCGACGATTCTCGGACGCGTGACGATCGGGCGAGGCTCGGTGATCGGTGGCAACGTGTGGCTCACGCATAGCGTGCCGCCGGGCAGCAGCGTGTCGCAAGGCAAGGTCCGCGAAGGAGATCGCACTGATAACGGGCGGCAGTGATGCAATGAAGGCCGCGTCAGGATGCAGCGCGGCGCCTACCTCGTTCGCCAATGCCGCAACCACGGCAACGCATGCATGCCATGCAGCCACACATGCTCGCCGATCAACCACGCGGCCGCCCACGACGCCGCGACGACGATTAGATCGCAGTGCCCGCTATTCCATAAATTTAACGAATGCCGCCCTGCGATCCACGGCACGCCGAGCGGATTCGGCCAGTCGGCGAACAGATGCATCAGGCCGCCGCACGCGAAGCCGAACGCCGGCGCCGCGTAGATCGAATGCCCGAGCGCGTGATACGACACGGCGAGCAACGCGAGCCAGCCGATGCCCCAATGCGTCAAGGTGCGATGCGTGATCCACAGCCGCCGCGCGCGCGACCACCATGCGACTTCGAGCCAGTCCGGCGCGGTGCTGCCGGCCACGCCGGCGATGAAGCTGAGCAGCACGCCCGGATGAAATGGACCGCCGCCGTTGTGCGCGACGATCGCCGCCGCGATGACGCCGGCCGCGAAACCGGTCGCATGATGCGCTTTGCTGGATGCCATCGAAACTCGCGGCACGCGTGCCGCGCGAAAAACAAAGGGCGGCTATGTTCGCAGATGAGCGGATAAAAAAATAGCCGATGCGCGAGATAAAAATTCGCGCATCGGCCGATAGCGCACGACGTTCACGTGCGACGCGCCGCTCAGGTCGCGCAGCGCGCGATATCGAAGCGCATTTCCTCTTCGGGTGGATCGTCGGGCGCGTTGGCCGGATGCGTGACCTTGATCACAGTGTTGCCGTTGAGCGGCGTCAACGTGATGAAGTACGAGTTGTTCGAATCGGCGCCGACGGCGAGTTCGGTCGCGGCGCCGGCGTGCGAGGTACGCACGCGCGACAGACGCTCTTCGAGGCAGGCCGCGATAGACGCGGTCGGGCGTGGCGACGACACGTACACGAGCGGCGCGGACGCATCGCGCGCGGGGCCGCCCGACGAACCGCAAGCGGCGAGGGCGGCAGTAAGGGCGACAGCGGGGGCAAGCAGGAGAAGTGTTTTCATGATCCGATCGTCGGCGTTTCCGTTCACGCATGGGAAAGTGAGGCGCGGGCGAAGCGCGATGCGTTGGCGTACAACACGATGCTTCGCGACGAAGCTGCCGTGCAGGCGTCGCGGTCTCGCGATGTCGCACGGCGGCCGGGGCAGTATACCGAGCATGCGTTGACGTCGTCACTAGCGCGGCCGTGCGCTTATAAGTCCGAGGGCAAACCGTAAGGCCTATGAAAAATCCGAGTTGCGCCCGTCGACCGTCGGCTGTCGATTCGCGGCGAAGTGTTATTCGCGTTATGCGGACAGTTAATTACGCACCTTGCAATAATTCATTCTCGAATGCGGGATTATGTGAATTAATCGTGTAAATGCAGGTTCGCAAAATGCGGCGATTTTTAGCGATGAGTGGGCGGATGCGCTGTCAAGCCCGACGAGGTCGTCAGAGGGTTACGGAGCAGGGATCCGGGACGGGCTGGGGAACCCGAATGGCGCCGTGTCCGATGATTCCCATTGTTTTGCGCAATGCAGTCTTCCAGAGAACGCCTTAAATCGAGGTGGGATGCCTCTTATAATGATGAGAGACCCCTTCGACCAAAGGGTGTCTTTTTCATTTTTACTCGCGGCCTTCCGGCCGCGTTTTTTTTTGTGCAATTTTTAAATCGGATTTATACGTTCTCGCGTAGAGGGAAATAGAACTTTTCGATCGTTGGGGCGGCTTCGTCGTTGCGAACGCGACTTGTCCGTTCGTCAGAGTGAGCCGGGCGAAGGCGGCCGGGCAGGTAGAATCGCGGGTTCGAAATCTGTTTTGCGCCCCCGCGAAGTGAGTGAACCTGTGATGAACGACACGCCCTTTCCCTCGTCCGACACGAATGCCGGGTTTCTGGCCGACGACTCGTCCGGAGTGGACGACAGCGTGCACGAAGACCGGCTGTGGCGCGACAGCGGCTGGACCGCGCGCATTATCAAGAACGAAGACGACG
The genomic region above belongs to Paraburkholderia sp. HP33-1 and contains:
- the epsC gene encoding serine O-acetyltransferase EpsC — its product is MPNAPSRNWGLEQIVADLRASREQLHRTRHPLGIRELPSREAVVNIVTGLRAAMFPTHYGAPDLTDETVDYYVGHTLESTLRLLAEQIRRALRFLPEFGATPDSELQERAFAVAREFATQLAGIRALLVSDIQAAFTGDPAAQHITEILLCYPGVWAMTHHRIAHALHRLGVPLLARFINEIAHSATGIDIHPGATIGPSFFIDHGTGVVIGETAIIGERVRLYQAVTLGAKSFAADEDGTLIKGNARHPIVEDDVVIYAGATILGRVTIGRGSVIGGNVWLTHSVPPGSSVSQGKVREGDRTDNGRQ
- a CDS encoding short chain dehydrogenase; translation: MKRIVVIGATGTLGQAISAELKARHQVIEVGATRGQYHVDSTDPASVERLFRDIGKVDGVVTATGKVHFGPLAQMSVEQFWVGLRDKLMGQINVVFAALPYVNDGGSLTLTSGILGDEPILQGASATTVNLALEGFVRGAAIELPRGLRINVVSPTVLTESMEAYAPFFRGFEPVSAQRAALAYLRSVEGAQTGRVYRVGY
- the araD gene encoding L-arabinonate dehydratase; translated protein: MTKRKTPEELRSHRWYGANDLRSFGHRSRTAQMGYNRDEYAGKPVIAILNTWSEINPCHTHFSQRVEEVKRGIWQAGGFPIELPVQTLAEPFQKPTTMLYRNFLAMEAEEMLRSYPADGVVLMGGCDKTTPALLMGAISMDLPAIFLPAGPMLRGNWNGVTLGSGSDSWRYWAELRAGTLTPDDWQGVEGGIARSPGHCMTMGTASTMTSAVEALGFTLPGFASIPAPDSRHAQMAAKTGMRIVEMVWEDLKPSDLITAASVDNAVTTCVALSGSTNSVVHMIALARRAGIELTLDRFDEIARRTPVLANIRPTGAYLMEDFFYAGGLRALLAELGELIDGSQKTVNGRTLGENLAGARIVNDDVIRRRGNPLLRDSSLAVLRGNLAPGGAVIKPGAAEPHLLVHTGRAVVFSDYNDMAAHIDDDRLDIDESCVLVLQNAGPVGAGMPEWGQLPIPRKLLQKGVRDMVRISDARMSGTSYGACVLHVAPESFVGGPLALVRSGDLIELDVPRRRLNLLVSDEELARRKAAWVKPAARFERGYGALHQAHVVQADQGCDFDFLQRGGASPDSSVEPEIH
- a CDS encoding metal-dependent hydrolase; this encodes MASSKAHHATGFAAGVIAAAIVAHNGGGPFHPGVLLSFIAGVAGSTAPDWLEVAWWSRARRLWITHRTLTHWGIGWLALLAVSYHALGHSIYAAPAFGFACGGLMHLFADWPNPLGVPWIAGRHSLNLWNSGHCDLIVVAASWAAAWLIGEHVWLHGMHALPWLRHWRTR
- a CDS encoding DUF3005 domain-containing protein; translated protein: MNSAIRKPENAGTKPDPKDPRTTDLHNDRTHDSTVDTDGKNREAARLAGHGAISPDEITTSNATLENSVPESLDGMAGFDSRVGGNHLLLALEPGYTVIDKGMTEPLAVYSADLQYDDPRPVGQRQDRGRIHYAVNHLRPARVIELHRLK